The Polaribacter sp. MED152 region AGAAGTTACGCACGTTTTAGATATGGCAAATACTTTAGAGCCTGTTGCAGGTAAATGGGCTGTAACTATTTTCTTTTTTGGAGCACTAAGTGCAGGTTTATCTTCTATTTTTCCTTGCTTGTTAATTGCGCCCTTATTAATTGCAGATTATCAATCTGGTATTTTAGATACCAATTCAAAACAGTTTAGAATCGTTACAGCTATTGCATGTTTGGTAGCTTTAATTGGGCCAGCCTTTGGCGCAAATCCTATAGAAGTTCAAATATTATCTCAAGTATTTAATGTGTTTGTTCTGCCTTTGGTAATTTTAGGAATCATCATTTTATTAAGTAATAAAAAAGTGATGAAAACCTACAAAACCAATATTGGTGTTTACATTGGCATGTTTGCAGCTTTATTCTTCTCCTTAGTAATTTCTTACAACGGAATTCTAGCTTTACTCGATTATTTTTAATGATAAAACTCAAATTATGAATGTATATATAAGACCTTTTTTAAAACTGATTGCAATAATTTTAGTCACTTTTTCTGTAGCTATAGGTTGCAAAAAATCAGAGGGAAAAAAAGAGGAAATAAAAAAACAGGAAACAGTTTATGCAAGTGATGTAATTCCGTTTTTTGAGCATTGGAAACTTATTTTAGGCGATGGTACTAATGTAGGAGTACCATTAAATTTTGAAAACAAAGACTATTTCTACACAGAGAATGATGGCCAAAATAATTGGGTAGTTTTTAAAGCGCCAAATGGTGGTAATACGCATGGAACATCTAACAATACCAGAACAGAATTAGCACAATTAAAAAAATGGTACCCAAAAACGGCGAACGAAAAAATGACAGCCACTTTAAAGGTAATGAATGTTTCTGCTACTGGCGATGAAACAGTTGCAGCAACCCATTCTGTGGTGGTAGGTCAAATTCATAGTGCAGATAAACATGAAAACGAACCTTTAAAAATTTTTTATAAAATTTATCCAGGGCATAAAAAAGGTTCTGTTTTTTGGCATTATGAAATTAATACCAAAGGTGATGATAATTCTGGTAGATGGGATTTTTCTACAGCAGTTTGGGGTTATGATTTTTCAGTGGTTGGCCCATCAGCAAATGAAGTTCCAGATGAACCAAAAGACGGAATTGCACTGGGAGAAGAATTTACCTATGAAGTAGAAGTGAAAAACGGAATAATGTCTTTAACTTTTAAAAGTAAAGGACATGAAACCAAAACTTTTAAAAAAAACTTAATTGAATCAGAATACGTTACAAAAGCAGACATTCCACTACAAACTCAAGAACTATTTTTTCCTGTAGGTCAAGATGGTGTAGAGCGCAAAAATGCTTACGAAGGTGAAGGATGTTTCTTCAAATTAGGTGCCTATAATCAAACAAATGGTAAATCACCAGAAGTAAATAGAAATTGGTGTTCAGGAGCAGAGACCTTTAATGGCGATGTAAAAAAACAATATGAGACTGGAAATTATGTAGAGGTTTGGTTTAAATCTGGCAGTTTAAAAATAAGTGATAAGGTAGTATCTAATGAAGGCTATTTTTCTAAAAATGATAATGTAAAATAAACTTAAAAAACACATGAATACAAAATTAACAGGTAAAAATGTATTGATTACAGCAGGTGCTCAAGGTATAGGAGAAGCAATTACAAAACATTTTATAGCGCAAGGAGCTAATGTTGCTATCCACTATTTCTCTAGTGCAGATACAGCCAATGAATTGGTGCAATTAGCAAAAACCAAAAAGGTAAAAGCTGTTGCTATTAAAGGTGATTTAACAAAAGATGAGGATGCAAATAACACCATAAAAGAAACCATTACTGCTTTTGGTGGCTTAGATATTTTAATAAACAATGCAGGTTCATTGGTGGCAAGAAATTTATTAGAAGATATGCAAACCGATTTTTGGCATAAAGTAATGGATATTAATCTAACATCAATGATGTTGGTTACAAGAGCTGCAGAGCCTTATTTATCTAAAAATGAAAATAGTAGTATTGTAAATTTGGCTTCTTTGGCAGGAAGAAAAGGTGGGCATCCAGGTTCATTAGCTTATGCAACTAGTAAAGGTGCTATTTTAACATTTACAAGAGCTTTGGCAACTGAATATGGTGCAAAAGGCATTCGAGTAAATGCTGTTGCACCAGGATTAATCTTAGGTACACAATTTCATGATACACACACTACTAAGGAATCTGCAGCAAAAACTATAGCAGGTATTCCTATTGAAAGAGCAGGAAATCCAGATGATGTTGCTAGAGC contains the following coding sequences:
- a CDS encoding SDR family NAD(P)-dependent oxidoreductase yields the protein MNTKLTGKNVLITAGAQGIGEAITKHFIAQGANVAIHYFSSADTANELVQLAKTKKVKAVAIKGDLTKDEDANNTIKETITAFGGLDILINNAGSLVARNLLEDMQTDFWHKVMDINLTSMMLVTRAAEPYLSKNENSSIVNLASLAGRKGGHPGSLAYATSKGAILTFTRALATEYGAKGIRVNAVAPGLILGTQFHDTHTTKESAAKTIAGIPIERAGNPDDVARAVLYLASEFDGFITGATLDINGGVYNM
- a CDS encoding polysaccharide lyase family 7 protein; translated protein: MNVYIRPFLKLIAIILVTFSVAIGCKKSEGKKEEIKKQETVYASDVIPFFEHWKLILGDGTNVGVPLNFENKDYFYTENDGQNNWVVFKAPNGGNTHGTSNNTRTELAQLKKWYPKTANEKMTATLKVMNVSATGDETVAATHSVVVGQIHSADKHENEPLKIFYKIYPGHKKGSVFWHYEINTKGDDNSGRWDFSTAVWGYDFSVVGPSANEVPDEPKDGIALGEEFTYEVEVKNGIMSLTFKSKGHETKTFKKNLIESEYVTKADIPLQTQELFFPVGQDGVERKNAYEGEGCFFKLGAYNQTNGKSPEVNRNWCSGAETFNGDVKKQYETGNYVEVWFKSGSLKISDKVVSNEGYFSKNDNVK